The sequence TCATGCCAGGCTTCTTGGTCTCCAACAAATTGTTCCAGATACTCATTCAGCTCCCGAATGGCCTCCACATTTTTCCCCTGGGCTTTTCGAATGGCAATCTTACGCTTTCTTGCAGCAGTGTTAGTTGGATCTTCTTGTAAAATCCTATCATATAGCTGTATAGCATCATCATATCTTTCCATGGCTTCAAATCTCATGCCTGTTAATCGCTTGACTCTGTGACTGCCAGGGAACTGTCTTCTTAGCTCTTGAAGACAAAACAATGCCAAGTCATCCCGACCATAGTCTAGTGCTGCAATCATCACCTGTTCATATATGATCCAAATATCATCTCCCAGCTTAGAACcatattcattaattaattcttCTCCAACTTCCACAATTTGCTCACTATTTCTTGAgttttcttctctccattttctcattttatctctCATTTCTTCCCAAGTGACATCGTAAAGCTCTGAGACCTTCGCCATCTTCCCAGAACCTCCCCTAGCACTTTTCTACCGAAGTCTGCCTACAACTGACCTGCTGTGCTTTATAATGCAGCACAGGGGAGCTGCTGCCTCTTGGATACAACCAGAAAGAGCCTCATTGTATCACAACCTTCCCTACAACAGCATCCCCCATCCTCCTATAGCATTAAGTGAGGGCTTCCTGTTCAAACAAGCTGTGTTCCAAGTTCTGAGTCTGGAATTCAGAATTCACTTTTTCTGCAGAAACAATTCTAGCCATACTAGTTTCCCAGGACAGCCTACACAGCCTGTATTCCTAAAATATAGTGACATGTTTCTATGAAGAAGTTCATTTTAAGTTGCTTACCAGCAGGTATGTGCCTGGGTGTCCAGGTACCACCAGCATAAGGGAATTCCCCCAGTTAGTGGAGGCCCCACCTGAAGACAGGGAAGGGCAACAGCCCCACCTGTGCATATAGATGCATTGCAGCCACTTGCCACCAGGTCAAAGGAGACTAAAACAAAGTCCTCTACTATCATTCAGATGCACTGGAAGTTTATAAAGGGAGTGGAGGCCCATCTCATAGCAGCTTTGATCAACTACTGAGTATTTACTAACATCAATGCTATGCATTCCCCTCCAATACCCAGACTGACAGAAGCTTTCTCCTCTCAAGTTCTTTGGCACTGTATCTGCAAAGTCTCTGAGGGCATTTATAAATTTTACTCGTATTCAAGCTTATTTGCATACCCATCCTTGCATTCTTGGAAATTTAATCACCTATTATTACCATGTATAGATGGCACTTCATAGTAATTAACATACACAATCTCATCCCTGAATCCTTACAACCATCCTATGGGGTAGGTATACTCAGAGAGCCTAACGGGTGTATGTACAACAAAAAGTAACTGGTAGCCCCGAAACTTCAACCCAAATCTGGCAACTGTCTGCCTTCCTCCCATTGCTGGAGGCTGTTTCTGTCTTTGTAGGAGTCTCACAGGGCACTAGGCAGCCATTTATCAACTGAGCCACCtgacaccaccacaccctgttaCATGTATCTCAGCACCCCTGACTTCTGTTCCGTGTCTGCTTGCAGCTTCTACAGATTTAAATGCCTATTTGTAA comes from Pongo pygmaeus isolate AG05252 chromosome 17, NHGRI_mPonPyg2-v2.0_pri, whole genome shotgun sequence and encodes:
- the LOC129018814 gene encoding ER membrane protein complex subunit 2-like, with amino-acid sequence MAKVSELYDVTWEEMRDKMRKWREENSRNSEQIVEVGEELINEYGSKLGDDIWIIYEQVMIAALDYGRDDLALFCLQELRRQFPGSHRVKRLTGMRFEAMERYDDAIQLYDRILQEDPTNTAARKRKIAIRKAQGKNVEAIRELNEYLEQFVGDQEAWHELAELYINEHDYAKAAFCLEELMMTNPHNHLYCQQYAEVKYTQGGLENLELSRKYFAQALKLNNRNMRALFGLYMSASHIASNPKASAKTKKDNMKYASWAASQINRAYQFAGRSKKESKYSLKAVEDMLETLQIIQS